In a single window of the Diachasmimorpha longicaudata isolate KC_UGA_2023 chromosome 16, iyDiaLong2, whole genome shotgun sequence genome:
- the Para gene encoding sodium channel protein para isoform X16: MSDDYSSLSEERSLFRPFTRESLAAIETRIAEELAKQKELEAKRAQGETRYDDEDEDEGPQPDPMFEQGAPIPVRLHNEFPPELASTPLEDIDTFYHNQRTFVVISKGKDIFRFSATDALWFLDPFNPIRRVAIYILVHPLFSLFIITTILVNCILMIMPTTPTIESTEVLFTGIYTFESAVKVMARGFILQPFTYLRDAWNWLDFVVIALAYVTMGIDLGNLAALRTFRVLRALKTVAIVPGLKTIVGAVIESVKNLRDVIILTMFSLSVFALMGLQIYMGVLTQKCIKNFPEDGSWGNLTGENWERFNKNSTNWYVDDNGNMPLCGNSSGAGMCAPGYICLQGYGGNPNYGYTSFDTFGWALLSAFRLMTQDYWENLYQLVLRSAGPWHMLFFIVIIFLGSFYLVNLILAIVAMSYDELQKKAEEEEAAEEEAIREAEEAALARENKIAAQAAAREAAAAQAAADAIVKSPSDFSCHSYELFVGQEKGNDDNNKERMSIRSVESISEYRVRPINNNHSAAAKVRKVSAASLSLPGSPFNLRRGSRGSHQFTIRNGRGRFVGSSGGDRKPLVLSTYLDAQEHLPYADDSNAVTPMSEENGTIVIPVHYPSLGSRHSSYTSHASRLSYTSHGDLLSGIANAGKQMTKESRLRSRSARQGNGHTPEPMQNQKLQHHHDVEMEDPLGKNKQQDNPFIESSQPHAVVDMKDVMVLNDIIEQAAGRQSRASEQGDDDEEGPTLKEKLISGFFQGIDMFCDWKCCGPWIKFQDFVAMIVFDPFVELFITLCIVVNTLFMALDHHNMDPEMERILKSGNYFFTATFGIEAAMKLIAMSPKFYFQEGWNIFDFIIVALSLLELGLEGVQGLSVLRSFRLLRVFKLAKSWPTLNLLISIMGRTVGALGNLTFVLCIIIFIFAVMGMQLFGKNYTDNVDRFPDGDLPRWNFTDFMHSFMIVFRVLCGEWIESMWDCMLVGDVSCIPFFLATVVIGNLVVLNLFLALLLSNFGSSNLSAPTADNDTNKITEAIDRIARFIAWVKRNVRNVFKMMRAKFTNQISDQAPGEGPSNSWKEVVLYYFSTMKNGNPDGLEIMCKCADGIDRDCSRDLADGELDGYRDKKSAKEFNNQLEVAIGDGMEFTIHGDLRNKLRRDRLSINNTKAIENSINHRDYRLDHDYITHHDEDTISNKSYGSHENRFNSERSHKGSVDSLDGEEKKDASKEDLEGDDLEDDGENGEDEELEEEGDIVIQADEDIIEGDGDYPHDCCPDHCYKRFPFLAGDDDAPFWQGWANLRLKTFQLIENKYFETAVITMILLSSMALALEDVHLQARPILQDILYYMDRIFTVIFFLEMLIKWLALGFAKYFTNAWCWLDFIIVMVSLINFVASLCGAGGIQAFKTMRTLRALRPLRAMSRMQGMRVVVNALVQAIPSIFNVLLVCLIFWLIFAIMGVQLFAGKYYKCVDMNKTTLSHEIIPDRNACIAENYTWENSPMNFDHVGKAYLCLFQVATFKGWIQIMNDAIDSRDLGKQPIRETNIYMYLYFVFFIIFGSFFTLNLFIGVIIDNFNEQKKKAGGSLEMFMTEDQKKYYNAMKKMGSKKPLKAIPRPRWRPQAIVFEIVTDKKFDMIIMLFIGLNMLTMTLDHYQQTDTFSNVLDYLNMIFIVIFTSECLMKIFALRYHYFKEPWNLFDFVVVILSILGLVLSDIIEKYFVSPTLLRVVRVAKVGRVLRLVKGAKGIRTLLFALAMSLPALFNICLLLFLVMFIFAIFGMSFFMHVKDKSGLDDVYNFKTFGQSMILLFQMSTSAGWDGVLDGIINEEDCLQPNNEIGYPGNCGSSTIGIAYLLSYLVISFLIVINMYIAVILENYSQATEDVQEGLTDDDYDMYYEIWQQFDPDGTQYIRYDQLSDFLDVLEPPLQIHKPNKYKIVSMDIPICKGDLMFCVDILDALTKDFFARKGNPIEETGELAEVQTRPGEVGYEPVSSTLWRQREEYCARLIQNAWRKHKQNRLGGPSEESDDPDTDPRVRQTAVLVESDGFVTKNGHRVVIHSRSPSVTSRTADV; this comes from the exons ATGTCCGACGATTATTCCTCCTTATCAGAAGAACGAAGTTTGTTCCGTCCGTTCACGCGGGAATCCCTGGCTGCTATCGAGACTCGCATTGCCGAAGAACTTGCCAAGCAGAAGGAGCTTGAAGCTAAAAGAGCACAAGGCGAG ACCCGTTATGACGACGAAGACGAGGATGAGGGTCCACAGCCAGATCCGATGTTTGAACAAGGGGCGCCAATTCCAGTCCGACTGCACAACGAATTTCCCCCTGAGCTGGCCTCCACGCCCCTTGAAGACATCGATACCTTTTATCATAATCAAAGG ACGTTCGTGGTCATCAGCAAGGGGAAGGACATATTCAGATTCTCGGCGACGGATGCGCTATGGTTCCTCGATCCATTCAATCCAATACGACGGGTGGCCATTTATATCCTGGTCCACCCGCTCTTTTCCCTATTCATCATCACCACTATTTTGGTTAACTGCATACTCATGATTATGCCAACCACGCCCACCATCGAGTCAACCGa AGTGTTATTTACGGGCATCTACACATTTGAGTCCGCCGTTAAGGTGATGGCGAGGGGTTTCATTCTGCAGCCTTTTACCTATCTTAGAGATGCATGGAATTGGCTCGACTTCGTAGTTATAGCTTTAGC TTATGTGACGATGGGCATAGATCTAGGCAACCTTGCCGCTCTCAGGACATTTCGAGTCCTCCGAGCCTTGAAGACTGTCGCTATTGTACCAG GTCTCAAAACCATTGTCGGCGCTGTGATAGAGTCAGTTAAAAATCTGCGCGATGTGATAATCTTAACAATGTTCTCCCTGTCCGTCTTTGCGTTGATGGGCCTCCAGATTTACATGGGGGTTTTGACGCAAAAGTGTATAAAGAATTTTCCGGAGGACGGATCCTGGGGCAATCTTACCGGTGAAAATTGGGAGagattcaacaaaaattcaa CAAATTGGTACGTCGATGACAATGGGAACATGCCGTTATGTGGAAATTCCTCCGGTGCAGG aaTGTGTGCACCCGGTTATATATGTTTGCAAGGATACGGTGGTAATCCAAACTACGGATACACGAGTTTCGATACATTTGGCTGGGCCCTCTTGTCTGCCTTTCGGTTGATGACTCAGGATTACTGGGAGAATCTCTATCAACTTGTATTGAGATCAGCTGGACCATGGCACATGCTGTTCTTCATTGTTATCATATTCCTTGGTTCATTCTATCTAGTGAATTTGATTCTCGCTATTGTCGCCATGTCGTACGATGAGTTGCAGAAAAAAGCAGAAGAGGAAGAGGCAGCTGAAGAAGAAGCCATAAGA GAAGCCGAGGAGGCGGCATTGGCACGAGAGAACAAGATAGCGGCGCAGGCTGCCGCAAGAGAAGCTGCAGCTGCTCAAGCTGCTGCTGATGCCATTGTCAAGTCACCATCGGACTTTTCGTGCCACAGTTACGAACTATTTGTTGGCCAGGAGAAGGGTAATGATGACAACAATAAGGAGAGAATGAGCATACGCTCGGTGGAATCAATAAGCGAATATCGAGTCAGGCCCATCAACAACAATCACAGCGCCGCAGCCAAAGTTCGTAAAGTCAGCGCT GCAAGCCTTAGCCTGCCAGGCTCACCATTCAATCTCCGAAGAGGTAGTCGTGGAAGCCATCAATTTACCATTCGCAATGGCCGGGGTAGATTCGTTGGTTCATCTGGTGGCGATAGAAAGCCACTTGTACTGTCTACATACCTAGATGCCCAAGAACACTTGCCTTATGCAGACGATTCAAATGCTGTCACACCAATGTCCGAGGAAAATGGAACGATCGTTATACCGGTCCATTATCCAAGTCTTGGATCACGTCATTCGTCCTATACGTCACATGCCTCAAGATTATCATATACGTCCCATGGCGATCTGTTGAGCGGTATCGCCAATGCTGGTAAacaaatgaccaaggagagCAGACTTCGGAGTAGATCTGCTAGACAGGGCAATGGTCACACACCCGAGCCAATGCAGAATCAGAAGCTACAGCATCATCAT GATGTGGAAATGGAAGATCCATTGGGTAAGAACAAACAGCAAGACAACCCATTTATCGAGTCTTCTCAGCCACACGCCGTTGTCGACATGAAAG ATGTTATGGTCCTGAATGATATTATTGAACAAGCCGCTGGGCGGCAGAGCAGAGCATCAGAACAAGGAG ACGACGACGAAGAAGGTCCAACATTGAAGGAGAAATTGATATCAGGGTTTTTCCAAGGAATCGATATGTTTTGTGACTGGAAGTGCTGTGGGCCATGGATCAAATTTCAGGATTTTGTTGCAATGATTGTCTTCGATCCATTTGTAGAATTGTTCATTACACTGTGCATCGTAGTTAATACTCTGTTCATGGCACTTGATCACCATAATATGGATCCGGAGATGGAGAGAATACTTAAATCTGGAAATTAC ttttttaccGCAACATTTGGCATCGAAGCTGCCATGAAACTTATTGCTATGAgtccaaaattttatttccaagagggatggaatatttttgattttattatcGTTGCACTTTCGCTACTGGAGTTGGGCCTCGAGGGAGTTCAAGGACTTTCTGTACTGCGTTCATTCAGATTG TTGAGAGTGTTCAAATTAGCTAAATCATGGCCAACGCTAAATCTGTTGATATCAATCATGGGAAGAACTGTGGGTGCATTGGGTAACCTGACATTTGTGCTGTGCattattatattcatatttgcCGTTATGGGAATGCAATtgtttggtaaaaattatacGGACAATGTTGATCGATTTCCCGACGGAGATTTACCGAGATGGAATTTCACGGATTTCATGCACTCATTTATGATCGTATTTCGAGTGTTGTGCGGTGAGTGGATCGAGTCCATGTGGGATTGTATGCTGGTTGGTGATGTCTCCTGTATTCCGTTCTTTTTGGCTACTGTCGTCATCGGAAATTTGGTC GTCCTCAATCTCTTCTTGGCGTTGCTCTTGAGCAACTTCGGTTCATCGAATCTGTCAGCACCAACTGCCGACAATGACACGAATAAAATAACCGAGGCAATTGACAGGATAGCACGTTTTATAGCATGGGTCAAACGTAACGTACGGAATGTGTTCAAAATGATGCGGGCCAAATTCACCAATCAGATATCCGATCAGGCGCCAGGTGAGGGACCGTCCAACAGTTGGAAAGAAG TTGTCCTATATTATTTTTCGACCATGAAAAATGGTAACCCGGATGGGTTAGAGATCATGTGTAAATGCGCAGATGGAATTGATCGTGACTGCAGTCGGGATCTTGCTGATGGTGAACTGGATGGATACAGAGATAAGAAAAGTGCTAAAGAGTTCAATAATCAGCTGGAAGTTGCTATTGGCGATGGAATGGAATTTACGATACAcg GAGAtctgagaaataaattaaGAAGGGACAGGCTGAGCATTAACAACACGAAAGCTATCGAGAACTCGATAAACCACCGGGATTACCGACTCGATCATGATTATATTACTCACCACGATGAGGATACGATCAG CAACAAATCATACGGCAGCCATGAAAATCGCTTCAACAGTGAGAGAAGTCACAAAGGAAGTGTGGATTCTCTGGACGGAGAGGAGAAGAAGGACGCCAGCAAGGAAGATCTCGAGGGTGATG ACCTAGAAGACGATGGTGAGAACGGCGAAGACGAAGAGCTGGAGGAGGAGGGTGACATCGTCATCCAGGCTGACGAAGACATAATCGAGGGCGATGGAGACTACCCCCACGATTGCTGTCCCGATCACTGCTACAAGAGGTTTCCATTCCTCGCTGGCGATGACGACGCACCCTTCTGGCAGGGCTGGGCCAATCTTCGTCTCAAAACATTTCAGCTCATTGAGAACAAGTACTTCGAAACAGCTGTTATCACAATGATTTTGCTTAGCAGTATGGCATTG GCTCTCGAGGATGTTCATCTGCAAGCAAGACCAATTCTTCAAGACATTCTGTACTACATGGACCGTATCTTCACTGTCATATTCTTCCTGGAGATGTTGATCAAGTGGTTGGCGCTTGGATTCGCCAAGTACTTCACAAACGCCTGGTGTTGGCTTGATTTCATCATCGTAATG GTGTCGCTCATTAACTTCGTAGCGTCGCTATGTGGCGCGGGCGGAATTCAAGCCTTCAAAACAATGAGGACCCTAAGGGCCCTAAGGCCACTCAGGGCGATGTCTAGAATGCAGGGGATGCGG GTGGTGGTGAACGCCCTGGTCCAGGCTATCCCGTCCATCTTCAACGTACTCCTTGTCTGCCTGATATTCTGGCTGATTTTTGCCATCATGGGAGTACAGCTGTTTGCTGGAAAGTATTACAAG TGTGTCGACATGAATAAAACAACTCTCAGTCATGAAATCATTCCCGATCGTAACGCATGTATCGCCGAGAACTACACCTGGGAAAATTCACCAATGAATTTCGATCATGTTGGGAAAGCTTACTTGTGTCTATTTCAAGTCGCTACCTTCAAAGGGTGGATTCAAATAATGAATGATGCTATTGACTCCCGAGAC CTTGGAAAACAACCGATCCGCGAGACAAACATTTACATGTATCTCTACTTTGTATTCTTCATTATATTCGGATCATTTTTTACCCTGAATCTGTTTATCGGAGTCATCATTGATAACTTCAATGAGCAAAAGAAAAAAGCCGGTGGTTCCCTAGAAATGTTCATGACTGAGGATCAGAAGAAGTACTACAATgctatgaaaaaaatgggaagtAAAAAACCTCTCAAGGCTATACCACGGCCAAGG tggCGACCTCAAGCGATAGTGTTTGAAATAGTGACGGACAAAAAGTTCGATATGATAATCATGTTGTTCATTGGTCTCAACATGCTGACCATGACACTAGATCACTATCAACAGACAGATACATTCAGCAATGTGCTTGATTACTTGAACATGATATTCATTGTGATATTCACCAGCGAGTGTTTGATGAAGATATTTGCTCTACGCTATCACTACTTCAAGGAGCCCTGGAATCTCTTTGATTTTGTTGTtgttatattatcaatattag GATTGGTGCTGAGTGACATTATTGAAAAGTACTTTGTATCACCGACACTCCTCCGAGTGGTGAGAGTGGCCAAAGTGGGTCGTGTACTACGTCTTGTCAAGGGTGCTAAGGGCATAAGGACACTACTGTTTGCCCTTGCCATGTCTCTGCCAGCTCTATTCAACATTTGCCTCCTGCTTTTCCTTGTTATGTTTATCTTTGCCATATTTGGAATGTCATTCTTCATGCACGTTAAGGATAAAAGTGGTCTTGATGACGTGTATAATTTCAAAACTTTTGGACAGTCGATGATACTGCTGTTTCAA ATGTCGACATCGGCCGGTTGGGATGGCGTGCTAGACGGTATAATAAACGAAGAGGATTGCCTACAGCCGAATAATGAAATTGGCTATCCTGGCAATTGTGGCTCCTCAACAATTGGAATTGCATACCTGCTATCGTATCTCGTCATCAGCTTCCTAATCGTCATCAACATGTATATCGCAGTGATATTAGAGAATTACTCACAAGCGACCGAAGATGTTCAGGAGGGATTGACCGATGATGACTACGATATGTACTATGAAATATGGCAGCAATTCGATCCAGATGGTACACAGTACATTAGATACGACCAGCTCTCCGATTTCTTGGATGTACTTGAGCCACCCTTGCAAATACACAAACCGAACAAGTACAAGATCGTGTCGATGGATATCCCCATATGTAAGGGAGATCTTATGTTTTGCGTGGATATCCTCGATGCCCTCACCAAAGACTTTTTCGCTAGAAAGGGTAATCCTATTGAGGAAACTGGAGAGTTGGCCGAAGTACAGACACGACCTGGTGAAGTTGGTTATGAGCCAGTATCATCGACACTatggagacagagggaggaaTATTGTGCAAGATTAATTCAAAATGCCTGGCGTAAGCACAAGCAAAATCGTCTTGGTGGACCAAGTGAGGAGAGCGATGATCCTGATACTGATCCAAGGGTCAGGCAAACAGCTGTACTCGTTGAGAGTGATGGTTTTGTTACTAAAAATGGACATCGTGTTGTTATACACAGCCGTTCACCAAGTGTAACATCACGCACTGCGGACGTCTGA